In the Ptychodera flava strain L36383 chromosome 1, AS_Pfla_20210202, whole genome shotgun sequence genome, caagaaaattcactttatggacaaaatccagaaaaaaaaccttttcttgtctggtaaAAAAGATATCCCTGAATAAAACATGCacgggctaccagccattgtcactgggctaccaacttcagaaaatggtaattGAAATGGTATTGATTATCAAAATTTAGAGCTAATAGATTGACCAACACCGACTCATTTTCGCTCTAAAGGGCTCTACATCTTAGATTTGCAGATATTAAAATATACGTGTGCACAAGTTACTTAACATCTGGTTTGACAAAGATGTTACCCTGTCTTTCCCACATTTCCATGCACAAAAGTTTGTCACGTCCACGACATTCAGAGAATGACCGAACACATACTTAAACACTTACATAAATCAGACCTATGTGTGGACCTAGTGTTACGATGCTACAAAATACTCACCTTAAATTTCTTGTCGAATATTTTTACATGCGTAGctgataacctttgacccttaaTAAAACGGATTTTCAAATGAACTACTTGCACCGGGAAACTCAAGGTATTGGGAAATCTGTGAGCATGATAGCTGGCTTTCACTGTTAGGTGTCAAAATGTACACGGCAGCGGGTTCCGATTTAATGTAGTTGTAAGAACAATGCATTAGACACTTatggaccgtctcagattgtcgcagaatttcaaaaagcgaaatttattcatttaggggggggagggggtttgacctccattcaattagtgaacttcactttcgcacttttattttgtgatcaaagGTTTTCacgtgtttattttaaattaaagaaaaattgcactttcgtgccaacaaatttgtaactgtttccatctcgtttgtgccacaaacacaatttaccgatagtaacattgtGTTCTAAATCtattattcatcaaattatacaaagacaaaagtatcattttttaaaatgtgctatttataagcgtctgttctaaccactagatgtctttattcttacttgttatgcacctggtcattgtcgttttaatatgattgaacatgcctgggcccccttgtcaaagtttctcgcttacttaccgcccctaccaagtacaaattgcgtgttcacaaagacaaagagcAGCACAAGAGattcaaaaagggaaagtaaaataaaatgaaatgaaatttttatgccgtaaaatgccctgttagtactcaaatctgatcgattactttaattgtaatgtggcaaggggaatacgtctttagtagctatagcaaaatgcaacattgtacaatcaggcagacatgaacatttcgcactttttaagtttcgtttagggggagggggagggggttttgatctaaacgaaggaatatcgtttcttgaacttctgctacaatctgagacggtccctaatcGAACGCAAGTGTAAACTTATGTAGCAGTGTGTATCGATGATGGGGCAATGGCTATTTGTTTCAGGCCGTGTGGACAGAAGATTGTCAAAACAGGGGAATTGAAATCTAGTAGAAAACATaacattacaaagaaaacattaacACTTTACGTCTCTATAGAATGTGTCAATTGTATTTTATTAAGGCAAAGCATTTTTTTAGGAAATACAACGttgaacaatttaaaatttatgCCTGCGTGGCTTTCCTCCATCTTTTCGTTTGATTTTAAGGGAATCACAGTATGAGTTTATTTATTGAGTATGTTTTCCGTGAGCCTAATCGGAACAAAAAcacttttgaatgtcaaatttgCTGTACTTGAACGAAGCGTTGTTGATGACCGAATCGACCACCTTTTTGAGACACTGATTGCCGAGATCCAGCGACTAGGGATGCTCGCACAAGTTTCTCAATGCTGATGCTTCACGTATTGAAAGTCGTTGTAAGTACGATTCGATCGATGCAAGTTGCACGAAAATCGGACTCGATTTGATAAAGTTACGCATAACTCTAGGCCAACGTCTGAGCTGAGGACGGGTCATTTTACGAGCATGATTACTCGGCAGTGTAAGTGATTTGTTATTCACAGAACTGATCACCGCTTTGTTTTCGAGCTTTACTTCGCGTTGAAAGGAACTCTGAGCATTATCGACAAACTGATTTCCCAGTTGAACTCATATGTAGCGAATCACGTTAATGCGATGGGTTATCACCGAGACATGTTTTTCCAACTTTATACCCATGAAACAGGCTACTCAGATGGACGATACTTTCTAGATTGATGCAGAATCGTTGCGAACACTCTGATAGTTATTCTCATTGATGTTTGAAACTCATCTTGTTTGATTTTGGAAGCAACTCAACGTGACTGTTGTTTGTTAGACAACGCCCTCGTCGTTCAAAGTCGATATTGTTTCTCACGTTTGTTTATAACCTGAATATTGTTGTTCACGCTGTCCTCATATAAATACTCCTTCAACGTTGTGTACTAACTTTTGAACTACGCCTGGAGTGACTTTTGGCAGGCGAAGCGACACCCGTTTTCTCCAGAAACGTATACCCTGTATGGAATGCTAAAGTATCAGTGTCATTTGTCCCTACACTCATCTTGGTATACCTCTACCCTCAACGCAACAGCCTTTGCCACAAATTCCACGACCCAACTCACACGAACCATTTTGGTGATTGACCTTGTTGAGTTTGCTCCTACACAGCCAGCCTGTCAACCTCACCGAAAGAAAGCAAGGGTAACACAAGGAATTAAAAGCCGGCAAGTAAAATTGAGCTGTGAATGAATAATGTGTCGATCGAACGCTGTATACATGGACAGCTACTCTACAAACTTCTTTTAAGACTAAATTCGAAATTTCCATGGAAATGAAAAGATAAATTGTCTGAGAATTTGCAATGATTTTGTTAGAAGACTCCTTTGCACGTTAGAACATGTACACATTCACCCTCCTCATCAACAGGGGGTAAGGTGTGCTCATCAGTGTACTTGACATCTGTCCTGTTTaattttcaccatattttcacAAACCATTGCCATTCAAAATTGTGTACCTATGAAATGTACGCatgtaaatggaaaataagagCGAAAACGACCACTTTACTGTtctaagtataggataaagcccaagTACGACAGCTCTtctgttatatttatttatttaccttttTATTTAAAGCAGATCAACGGGCAAGcccactaacagatctgcgaaacCGAAAAATAACAGCATCAAAGACAAATATACAGGACAACCACAAAAAATAACACGTCATATGAGATTGACGAAAACACAAATCAAAAAACAGTACTCTCAAAATGACTGAATAAAAcagttttaaaactacacagtGTGGAAAAAATGTCTATATTACATTTGAAGAGGTGTCGTTGAAAAAAGACATGCATCTGGGCACTGTagagaattttctgcaattaacagaacacaagtctggtTTTAAAAGGGGTTTCTTTCGTAAATCTCTGCCGGGAGCGTAAAACagatttgatttaaaatatttggtgaatcataaTGTGAAAggattattttgtataaaaagcacATATCAAGGGTAAGTCTTCTATTGTATAACTTAGGGATGTTCAGAATTCTACAACAAATTGGGTATCTGGATTTGCTGCAGTGAACATCGAGTACTAGACAAATGTACTTAACAAACTTAATTTGCACTCGCTCAATTTTGCCTGAAGGGCACTGCTGgtggggtgaccacacaacagagccGTACTCTAAAATAGATCtaacataaacaaaatacaaagaAGTAGTTGTTGATATGGCATTGAATGGCTGGCAAAAAGCTTAATAAATACAAGAGATGTGAAGGCTCTTGAAACAATGTTATTGACGTGAAAGGCATAATTAAGATTGGGAGAAAGGTAAATGCTGAGATCCTTGATAACAAAGACCCCTTGAAGAGGAAGTACCATAATATTGATGGAGTAATCAAAAGAGGAAATGGTGCTCTTCTTAGTGTAAAACTGAAAAAtctacatttactgatattaggtgacagcttccagttgttacacCATTGAACAAATTTGTCAAGGTCTTGCTGTAATATGACACAGTCAGGGAAGGATATGATGGTACGATAAGTCTTTGCATCATCGGCAAACAAGCTCAGCTTGGCAGTAATGTCTAACAGTGAAATATCGTTGATAAACATCACAAAGAGTAGTGGCCCTAAGGGTGAACCTTGGGGCACACCTGACGTATCAGTGAACCAGTTTGACGAGTAACTGCCAACACTACCCTCTGTCGTCCAAGATGGAGATAAGGTTCGATGAAATGTTTTTTGGATCAACCATCTCCTTTTTTGTCAAGGTCACGTTTTCACGATATCTTGCAACTTTCCATAATTAAAATGGACCTCAAGAGATCGAACACCTTATTGTCGTACAGAAGCAATTGATTTGACACTTTGTCCAGGTAGTTCACCGGTCAAAGCCACATTTTCAATTAGGTTCATGATTTTCTCGATAATAAAACTTGTGGAAAGCCTTCGAACTAAACGGTTCTAACAATAGTGTTATCGTAAGTGAAAACCACTAGATTTAGTGTTTTTATGCCACATAATAGTTTAACACGTATATTAAGAGACAGAATTGTCAAAAGTACCTTCGATAGATTATTAAAAGcctttaatcaatcaatcaatcaatcaatcaatcaatcaatcaatcaatcaatcaatacttTATTCATCCCAACACTGGGCAATTAAAGTGGTGAATGAGAAAACTTACACGCACGAACGAGAAATCTataaaagaaaaatgaataaaaataaacaacagaCAGTTAGTGGATAAAAAGCTTGAcatcatttcttttcattttaatgtaaatcGTATGATATCCTTCTGACTTCAAAATGGCTAAATTCTatcattttattacatatttgattTAGTTTTTATCATAAGAGTCTTCATAAACCAATtatatgctgtaatttttttacctATAGATACTCTGGACGTCTCCCATGAAAATAGTTAACAATTGAATTAGTAAATACCACTATGAGAGGTTTTCAGTCATTCTTGCAGTTATGCCTTTTGGTAACCATGGTTACTTGTGGAACTTCCATTACTCTTGATACAAATATGATCTTTGAAGAATTGTCAAAGTTGCCAATAGAGGGCTCGGTGTACAAGCGATGCAGgtaagaaaaataatacttagtCTAGCTATTCAAAGTGGTCTGTAATGAAACGGAAATGCCAATGGTTAGATAGTCAGCACAGATAAGATCACTGTTATGTTGTTTGCCATAGAATATATTTATCGGAATTATTTGAGAATTTGCGCGATCTCTCGCTGGACATTGTCTCAGTAATAGACGGAAGAATGTGAGGGTAACATCATGCAAAAACCCCACACATTTGATAACAAATAGTTTTGAAGATGAGAACCCTTTCAGAACGCTTACTCAGTGTGAGAGTCCTTTCAGCAAACGTTCAAATCTTAACACCACTTTTGGGGCGGAGGCAATGCAGAAATTACGTCTTCATTGGAGAACAGGTATAGATTATTAACGAAGAGTTCATTTATTCCAGTATCTGCGTTTAATTAGATTTGTATTCACTTTCAAAGTTTGTCCTGTTTCAATATATGTTATTCTTTTAGGAATACTTTGAATCTTTGATTTTTGAGAAGAGCCCTATAGACGGCAAGGCAGTCGTGGAAAGGGTAAGCGTCATCTTCTTATTTCTGCGATTGATATGAATTACAACTCGTAAAATACTTGAATTATTCAATGTGGCAAAAATTACTAGATCAATGAAACGGGAAATAGGAAATGCACCAACAGACCGCCTTGAGCCTGACAAGCGGTCACGGGTGGTCCACCTGATCGAAATGGATAACTATGCCCTCCACTATAATTGCTGACACGTGACAAATCGAATTAAACCAGCAACTCTATCAAAATCACCGTGACTGCCACGATTACAAGCTAAGAATGCAGTCACTCATCATTTCAATGATGGACGTGTCATGCCTGAAGATCAAATGACATCGTCGATCAAATCTGAGAGCACCTCTTCAATGCTAAGATGAGTGTCCAGAGCTATCATATATACCCAACTAAACCTTCTTGTACACGTTTCTTCCTTATAGAgaagtaaatatgtaaataagaatCCTCAGCTGGTCCGCTGACAGACCATAACTACATTTCCGTAGATGATTCCTTGTTATTTTTATATCATTGTTTGTAATTTTAGCTGCAAAACTCATTGAATATCAAGTTCAAGTCGCTTGAAGCTGCTTTAAGGGATCTTAAACAAGCCGTTGAAAGTTCCATAGATAACACGGAAGCAACCTTTGACCCCTGCTGTGAATTGTCTGATGTCGAGTACAATAGCAGGTTTAGAACAGAGGTGAGCGAAATATGCTGTTCAGGTCGCTGTTTTAGTCTCTGTCTGAAAAAGTAATTTGCGGATATGACTAATGGTTGAAATCATAGAACTCGATCTGGCAAAATCGATTTGTCACCAATGTCTTACGGCTAACCACGATACACTTTCTCAGATAGTAGTAGTCTGTATAAAATATTCTTAATTTGGTAGATTATCATTTCATTCAAATCATGTACAATTCAACGAATCCTTTTGTAAGGTTAAATATAATATGTTTCGAATATTTCTAATAAAAATTCACTTTTCATACCGTAAAGCTCAATTTAGATAAAGCCTGTATTAGGGTTGGAAAATTCGCCGATGAAAAACCGATACATCTATCGCTCTCTGTCCTTGAAGTCATGAAACGGAATTACGAAACTACACCCTATATTAAATGGCAATACTTTGGCAGCGAGCAAGGAATTTTCACAGTGTACCCATCGACATCAGTATCAACGTGTACAGAGTATGATCACAGATACAGGTAAGACATCATACATTTTACACCACGCACTCTGTTTCAATATTGTGGAACTGTTTGTGCCTCTTTGAGACGGTTTTATTGTTTGCAATGAAAATTAGCTGGCAAGCTGACTGTAAAACATAATCTTTAAGAACTGCAAACATTTCTTTTCCTTCCTCGCGGAAGCGTTACGTAATTCCAAGTGACCTAGGTGAGCGGAAACGCTGCCCTTCAAAATACCACTGACACCGGACGGTGAAAAGGGaatcagtttaatgaatattttcttCTCTTTGCGTATACCGGTAACTCAAAAGATGTTGATATATTTTCTAATCAATAAAGGTTAGAGGGGAAAGTTACCAAGCCTTTCTTAGGTAATTGAGTAATTATTACTTAAAAATAAGCAAAATAGCGTCGGTTTCACTCACTTTTACTCGCGGATTAAAACCCGACCGGGTTTTCCTGTAACCATTGCATGACGGTAATATCGGCAAAAATGGCGTCTTTCTGTGGCGtcattaaagtaaacaaaagccaaaaatattgccaaaataaaGACGTGGTTTTCTCATAaactatatatattatatatatatatatatatatatatatatatatatatatatattttattttttttttcactgtttttcagATCGTAAGTGTCGACTTTAGTCTGAAGAATATTGTCGAATAATTTCTtggcaatatacatattttatataattttatcACTTGTCGATCAGGTAGCTAAAATACTTGATTTGACACAAActcatatttcaaaacttgtaatttttggtctaaagagATTGTTGCCAAACTATGCAAGTTAAACGTACCCCATTGTCTATATAAGCCCAAATAAGGTCAACCGTGTCACTAGGCACGCGATCGTCTACAGAAATGGAGCGAATTTCCGTGTGTGAATAAAgggcaaaatatgaaattttgtcaattttgaggcaTACTACTGCTGTTGGGGATGACCCTGATTGAAAAACGCTGCAAATTAGCAAGGCTTGCACATCAGGTAAACGGGTACTAAGTCCCGCCCGATCGGCTGGTGACCTCACTGCGAGAAGAAATGGAGGGTACATTTTCTATGGGGTTGACCGTACAGGACctctctttgaaactttgtaatttttggtctaaagcTCATGTAGACAATTAAGTACGAAAAATATGGCCTTAAGGTATTATTAATCatttaaaaattataaatagTTACTTTTGTTCATTTAACTTGAATGTGTTCTCAGCACTGTAAAATTTTGagtgaaacaatgaaaaatgttATAATCTTCAAGCCGATTATGTTCCGACGTAAGTACCATCAGAGGAATGCAAACCTCTCCTCCAATCGGCAATGGTTTACTCCTGGCAACATACAGCtttaggccatttaaagaaaattctttgtttgccgtccatggatttttgaaagtctaccagccagccagctagcgaaaataaaacaaacagaaaaaacacaTCATAGGTCAATCCCATAAATTTTGACTTTCCATTCGTCACAAGTATAAAAACTCAACTATTATATTTACAATGTAGTGCAGGTAGTATGAATCTTTATagaaatacatatcatagtcaaacttattaaataaaataaaccatagcaagaagaatcTTGTGCTGAAACCAAGGGAAGATTTGTCTATGgcagtcagcagggctgtggtgggagaccgtataacgccgggaacacatcTTACACAGGGCTAcgtctatgcgggtcatcaaaaggtcaaccccgccccTAACTGAAGACTGTCCATGGCAGGTTGACCTTTGGATAACCCGCATAGACGTAGCTGACCCCACCACAGACAGTTGCGTTTCAACAGCTTAGCCAAGCTCTGCTACGTCAAGGACGCGGTGCGCAAATCTCAGCGCTCGACTGAAAATCATAATGACGAAGACCATAACTTCGAACCCGAATGAACAATCGACACTGAATCGACGATCCACATCGTCAGAAAGTGACAGCGACTCGAGTTCGGAAAGTGACTTTTCTTGCTCTGATGACGAAGTTCTAATTCTTTTCGCCGATCGATCATGCCTTTCAACCCTAGGTGTATAGCTCGGCATGATTTCACAGCGACTGGTGACGCACCATGCACGGGTTTGACAGTACTACAGTACTgcagctcgaggttttgccaggGTATTTGGGTTGGACAGTTTTGCCATCCAACCCAAATACCCAGTAATCTTGGAACGTCGACGCCAAGTGCTTGACTCCTATGTTCTGTAGCCATTTTCAGCTAGTGGAAAAGCTTACATGCGTCGACTGCTTCAATGACGAAGTTTTCACGTCACTTCCGGTTTTTTAATACACTGCTGTTTATTATCCAGCGAGTGAAAGTAAGTGAAATCTACTCGAAAGCCTTTCAATGATCATATcactaaattttaaaattcaacattaATTTCAAGGTAAGTTCCCCTTTAACCTTccgtctgagaaaaaaaaagtagGGGCTCATCATTATGGTACAGACTGCATATCaagttaggctgcgttcacaaataacgatggggggggggggttgagaaatctcgattgaaatcttatttttttcagatccccctaagtaccctaaaacatttttaaatgcccccctctatatggtcaacatttttcaaatcccccccaactatcacaggcctgcatacttatttgtaaaggatgtcagcgcagaaaaaataaacatgtattgcgccgttctgctcacaggtgttcaacactacctgtattagcactttgtaagtcatattcccaaggcaagttctttaaatgcatcagtgatttttttagatttattggtcttaaagccaacttgagttaaccCAACTccggccaggtcaattgcttatgccgaagagcacacaaaatgacaatcatgagagagtaggcaaactgtgaattctggctaattgccatattgcacagtggcctaccaaaaatttgtttcaaaactgcTAGACATACCAGTATAtcaattagatgctactcaaaaattgacaatactggaaggttaaaatattccatcaaataaacgttttaatctctgaaattttgggtgtaataattgcaaatttggttaaaaaataaataattcaatttgtttcaaaactactagACATACCAGTATAtcaattagatgctactcaaaaattgacaatactggaaggttaaaatattccatcaaataaacgttttaatctctgaaattttggtgtgtaataattgcaaatttggttaaaaaataaataatacaatttggtcacatattttttcttttagtctttactgttccatgttttacttctgtatcattttataataagaatatgaaaatttagaaaatcaagcatggtgaccccatcttttttctttaatgtttgattattctaatacgccagaattcaaaaaattctatatgttcttccatgtgttgctctctggcctgatcttgtgaacaagtatgtttcactgtcacgtgagtcatttgacccaaactcttcttcaactaccatgtacagcagagtcagagctatctctgtcactttTAGGTATGCaactgacagtgacactgcagtagcagagcattaatgatagtgacactacccataggcagtagctgtattaactttgataattttggcaatatttttgttcagttttacaactgcgttcttgttctactcccaacagcatgttgaattatcTAGTATTCAGCTTTCTATCACAGcttatgtatgtgtaccatgcatttgtatcactgacaactgattGTCAGTCTGgcctccaattaaattatcactaaatacatatttatgtatttacaggctttgtcgacaaactaaatattgtgtgtttgagcatgctgtagggagatagcaagaaactgtagttgttatattgcatggaaatattgcagaaatcattacagttgcagcttctgccctgttactgggCTCGGGTTTGTTTTTTtagacaaatcacacgtttagattttttcgatataaaagtcatgaaacgtgacaaaatggttctagattttgttaattattactaacattacaaaattttgatgacataaaaatggtattcattttttcattgaattacctacaaaaacttggaattggaaaatgaaaagcacaaaagggaaccaaaaattttcaagtcccccctacaggaagagcaaaattttcaagttccttcctctactacccccaaaatttttgaatcccccctgaatttctccagcccccctaaccgttttttgtgaatgcagccttaatgAAACTATTTATTAAATCAAAGCATTTTCAGTACTTAGTATTCACTACATTTTGTATGACTGTAGTCGCTACAGCCAGGGGTCTACGATcgttttcaataatgtttagaGTTTATCCCCGCCTTCATATCCTATGAAGGGAGGATACTGTCGTTAATTTTACAATCTTGGTCAATGTTAACACTTGGCAGGTTCTGTATTTTACTTTGCTTTTCATAGGCCATGGTACGTGGAGGCTGCTACGCCAGAACCCAAGAGTTTAGTCATCGTAATCGATAAAAGTGGATCGATGAATGAACATTATGGAAGCAAGACGTTAATGCAAGTTGCAATTGATGCAAGCGATAACAGTCCTTGATACTACGAACCCTGTTGACAAGGTAACAAACACGAATCCCAGAAATGACAGCAAAAATGGAGAATTCTTAACGTACTTAATCAAACTGATGCAAAAAACGTACGACATATTGATGCCATTACGATATGTATACCCTTTCATCTTCCCaacaaatgttttatttccatGAGAGGAAAAGTTCATAGTTTCATGATGGAGTTATCCTTCTTCTGGGGTTTAAAAATGGAGAAGAATAATGCCTgagttattatttttttcaaagaaagtttcaaaaattatgaattgaaaataaatgCCCA is a window encoding:
- the LOC139144651 gene encoding VWFA and cache domain-containing protein 1-like, with translation MQEYFESLIFEKSPIDGKAVVERLQNSLNIKFKSLEAALRDLKQAVESSIDNTEATFDPCCELSDVEYNSRFRTELNLDKACIRVGKFADEKPIHLSLSVLEVMKRNYETTPYIKWQYFGSEQGIFTVYPSTSVSTCTEYDHRYRPWYVEAATPEPKSLVIVIDKSGSMNEHYGSKTLMQVAIDASDNSP